A DNA window from Maribellus comscasis contains the following coding sequences:
- a CDS encoding FecR family protein, which produces MEPKYQHCNIYELIEDKQFVAWVLKGSKNQEWENFVKENPGMNDKIRRAREIILLLRDSYDVLDENSVIDMWRNVERFNYRYKIKNRSIRFRRALSLAASVLLVLSVGVIGSLYLANNKENNYQFVAKNISEKDDEAKVFLPNGKEVKINEDNSTISVNNNNKLVINNQEITDITDKETEKKGEVRMNEVVIPYGNKSEIILADGTKVWLNAGSRLAFPTKFTGEKREVFLEGEACFKVTKNEHQPFVVKASDVAIKVFGTHFNISAYPSDPNIETVLLEGSISLTNKKTLGLGKNEIMLKPNQRAVYEKEHKEVVVSDESNADIYIAWTEGWLQFSKESLKSVFTKLERFYNIEVILPENFPSSELITGKLDLKNSLEDVLVALSDVAKIEYRISNNKIYVDKKMNLMNRR; this is translated from the coding sequence ATGGAACCAAAATATCAGCATTGCAACATTTACGAACTTATTGAAGACAAGCAGTTTGTTGCTTGGGTTCTAAAAGGAAGCAAAAATCAGGAGTGGGAAAATTTCGTAAAAGAAAACCCCGGGATGAACGATAAAATCAGGAGAGCACGGGAGATTATTCTTTTATTACGCGATTCTTACGATGTTTTAGATGAAAATTCGGTCATTGACATGTGGCGAAATGTAGAGCGATTTAATTATCGTTATAAAATAAAAAACCGTTCAATAAGATTTCGCAGAGCATTAAGCCTGGCTGCATCTGTTTTGTTAGTCCTTTCCGTTGGAGTTATTGGAAGCCTTTACTTGGCCAACAATAAAGAAAACAACTATCAATTTGTGGCTAAAAATATATCCGAAAAAGATGACGAAGCAAAAGTTTTTCTTCCCAATGGCAAAGAGGTTAAAATAAACGAAGACAATTCAACTATTTCTGTAAATAATAACAACAAACTTGTTATAAACAACCAGGAGATTACCGATATAACTGATAAAGAAACAGAAAAAAAAGGCGAAGTACGTATGAACGAAGTAGTAATTCCATACGGCAATAAATCGGAGATAATACTCGCCGACGGGACAAAAGTTTGGCTTAATGCGGGAAGCCGATTGGCATTTCCAACAAAATTTACCGGAGAAAAAAGAGAGGTTTTCCTGGAAGGGGAAGCATGTTTTAAGGTTACCAAAAACGAACACCAGCCTTTCGTTGTTAAGGCTTCTGATGTTGCAATAAAAGTATTTGGTACCCATTTTAATATTTCAGCCTACCCTTCCGATCCCAATATTGAAACCGTTCTTTTAGAAGGAAGCATTTCTTTAACAAACAAAAAAACACTGGGACTAGGGAAAAATGAAATAATGCTGAAACCCAATCAAAGAGCGGTGTACGAGAAAGAACACAAAGAAGTTGTAGTAAGCGACGAGTCCAATGCAGACATTTATATAGCCTGGACAGAAGGCTGGCTGCAATTTTCGAAAGAAAGCCTCAAATCGGTATTTACAAAACTGGAACGATTTTATAATATCGAAGTAATACTACCTGAAAACTTTCCTTCTTCTGAACTTATTACAGGAAAGCTGGATCTGAAAAATTCGCTGGAAGATGTCCTCGTAGCACTCAGCGATGTTGCCAAAATTGAATACAGAATCAGTAACAACAAAATTTATGTGGATAAAAAAATGAACTTAATGAATAGAAGATAA
- a CDS encoding RNA polymerase sigma factor encodes MNSDSKIWEDFKRGENYALSHIYYQHIQLLFRYGKKFSDDDEIVKDAIQDLFFDLIRTREKLGETDNIKFYLLASFRRKIIKTLKKQTYIIGPPDNKTLNAEIVYSIENEIIDKEELSQKEKAIQEGLKKLTARQREILFYRFSCDLEYEQICEIMSLKYDSARKQVFRALKSLKEVLSDKDIFILFLNLSHRTSK; translated from the coding sequence ATGAATTCAGACAGTAAAATATGGGAAGATTTTAAGAGAGGTGAAAATTATGCTCTCTCCCATATCTATTATCAACATATTCAGCTCCTTTTCCGATACGGAAAAAAATTCTCTGATGATGATGAAATTGTAAAAGATGCTATCCAGGATTTATTTTTTGACTTAATAAGAACCCGCGAAAAATTAGGAGAAACAGACAATATTAAATTTTATTTACTTGCCAGTTTCAGACGTAAGATCATTAAAACTTTAAAAAAGCAGACCTACATCATTGGACCTCCTGATAACAAAACGCTTAATGCAGAAATAGTATATTCAATAGAAAACGAAATTATTGATAAAGAAGAGCTGTCGCAAAAAGAAAAAGCTATACAGGAAGGGCTGAAAAAACTAACAGCCAGGCAGAGAGAAATTTTATTTTATCGTTTTTCCTGCGATTTGGAATACGAACAAATATGTGAAATAATGTCTTTAAAGTACGATTCTGCGCGAAAGCAGGTTTTTAGAGCTTTAAAATCGCTAAAAGAAGTATTATCTGATAAAGATATTTTTATTCTCTTTCTAAATCTTTCTCACCGAACCAGTAAATAA
- a CDS encoding methylmalonyl-CoA mutase family protein: MGEKELKLFTDFPPVTTEEWEAKINADLKGKDYERALVWRTYEGFNVRPYYRQENLESLNYLDTLPGEYPFVRGNNKNNNDWFVRQDIFVKDLKEANKKALTVLGKGITSLGFYFDCCKEMTKADLAVLLKDICLEAAEVNFVCGCDNCNCAEVFAEYVSEGQWDNAKVVASSSIDPLAALVLQGKMGDKAFENLKAVVEKTSVLPKFRVIGVNGKWFANSGSSIVQELAFSLAQGAEYLTQLTELGLSIDDVAKNIKFNFGISNNYFMEIAKLRAARLLWSIIVKAYEPECKCAAKLVAHSETNSYNKTVYDPYVNMLRTQTEAMSAVLGGAHSITVLPFNAVYEDSTEFSERIARNQQLLLKEESHFDKISDPGAGSYYIESLTDSLAEQAWKLFLEIQEKGGFVAAVKEGFIQKEIKEMASKRDQKIALRRENVLGTNQFPNFSEKMEKELADAVFTPADYTVEGAEVETLKPYRGAQVFELLRRKTDAYAEKNKRPVAFMLTIGNLAFRKARAQFSCNFFAVAGFEVIDNNGFKTIEEGLAAAKAKNADIIVICSSDDEYADLAPEAAEKMDDGILVVAGAPACMAELQEKGITNFINVKSNILEDLKAYQTKLGIK, from the coding sequence ATGGGAGAAAAAGAACTAAAACTTTTCACCGATTTTCCGCCCGTTACTACTGAAGAATGGGAGGCAAAAATCAATGCCGATTTAAAAGGCAAAGACTATGAAAGGGCTCTGGTTTGGAGAACCTACGAGGGATTTAATGTCCGCCCGTATTACCGCCAGGAGAACCTTGAAAGTTTAAACTATTTAGATACCTTGCCTGGCGAATATCCTTTCGTCCGTGGTAACAACAAAAATAACAACGATTGGTTCGTTCGTCAGGACATTTTTGTCAAAGATCTTAAAGAAGCAAATAAAAAAGCACTTACCGTTTTAGGAAAAGGAATTACCTCACTCGGATTTTATTTCGATTGTTGTAAGGAAATGACAAAAGCTGATTTGGCAGTTTTGTTAAAAGACATTTGTCTGGAAGCTGCTGAAGTGAATTTTGTTTGCGGATGCGACAATTGTAATTGTGCTGAGGTTTTTGCTGAATATGTTTCAGAAGGCCAATGGGACAATGCAAAAGTTGTTGCTTCGTCTTCAATCGACCCGCTTGCTGCACTAGTTTTACAAGGTAAAATGGGTGACAAAGCCTTTGAAAATTTGAAAGCTGTTGTTGAAAAAACATCGGTTCTTCCAAAATTCAGAGTAATTGGAGTAAACGGAAAATGGTTTGCCAACAGTGGTTCGTCTATCGTTCAGGAACTGGCTTTTTCATTGGCTCAGGGGGCAGAGTACTTAACTCAGTTAACTGAACTTGGTTTGAGTATCGACGATGTGGCCAAAAACATCAAATTCAATTTTGGTATCAGCAACAACTATTTTATGGAAATTGCCAAACTTCGGGCAGCCCGCTTGTTGTGGTCTATAATAGTTAAAGCTTATGAGCCAGAATGTAAATGTGCTGCAAAATTGGTTGCACACAGCGAAACCAATAGCTACAACAAAACAGTCTACGATCCTTATGTAAACATGCTTCGTACGCAAACTGAAGCGATGTCGGCTGTTTTGGGTGGAGCGCATTCAATTACTGTTTTACCGTTCAATGCGGTTTACGAAGATTCAACTGAATTTTCAGAACGTATTGCCCGTAACCAACAGTTGTTGTTGAAAGAAGAATCTCACTTTGATAAAATCTCAGATCCGGGTGCAGGTTCATATTATATCGAATCGTTAACTGATTCGTTGGCGGAACAGGCTTGGAAATTATTCCTTGAAATTCAGGAAAAAGGTGGTTTTGTTGCTGCTGTAAAAGAAGGATTTATTCAGAAAGAAATAAAGGAAATGGCTTCCAAACGCGACCAAAAAATTGCTTTACGTCGCGAAAATGTTTTGGGAACCAATCAGTTCCCGAATTTTTCTGAAAAAATGGAAAAAGAATTGGCTGATGCTGTTTTCACTCCAGCTGATTATACTGTTGAAGGCGCAGAAGTTGAAACACTGAAACCATACCGTGGAGCTCAGGTTTTTGAATTGCTGAGACGTAAAACAGATGCTTACGCTGAGAAAAACAAACGTCCGGTTGCATTTATGTTGACTATCGGAAACCTGGCTTTCCGTAAAGCGCGCGCACAGTTTAGCTGTAATTTCTTCGCGGTTGCAGGATTTGAAGTAATCGATAATAACGGATTCAAAACAATTGAAGAAGGCCTTGCTGCTGCAAAAGCAAAAAATGCCGACATCATTGTTATTTGTAGTTCAGACGACGAATACGCTGACCTTGCTCCGGAAGCTGCTGAAAAAATGGATGACGGAATTCTGGTTGTTGCTGGTGCTCCGGCTTGTATGGCAGAACTTCAGGAAAAAGGTATTACGAATTTCATTAACGTGAAAAGTAATATTCTGGAAGATTTGAAAGCGTATCAAACGAAATTGGGGATAAAATAG
- a CDS encoding four helix bundle protein has product MHNFRNLKIWQKSRILVKEVFLLTRDFPAEEKFVLTSQILRSAYSIPSNIAEGSGRSSNKEFVRFLDIALSSAFELETQLILASDIGYLSENKLEKILTILQEIQKMIYSFKTSL; this is encoded by the coding sequence ATGCATAACTTCAGAAATTTAAAAATTTGGCAAAAGTCACGGATTCTGGTAAAGGAAGTATTTCTTTTAACACGTGATTTTCCTGCTGAAGAGAAGTTTGTTTTGACTTCACAGATTTTAAGAAGTGCATATTCTATTCCATCAAACATAGCGGAAGGTTCCGGAAGAAGTTCTAATAAAGAATTTGTTCGGTTTTTAGATATCGCTTTAAGCTCTGCGTTTGAATTGGAAACTCAATTGATTCTAGCTTCTGACATTGGTTATCTGTCAGAAAATAAATTAGAAAAAATTTTAACCATATTACAAGAAATTCAAAAAATGATATACTCGTTCAAGACAAGCTTGTAG
- the scpA gene encoding methylmalonyl-CoA mutase: MKPDFKSINIKAGSAKADTADWMAKNNIKKDWLTPEQIPVKPVYTKEDLEGMEHLNYAAGLSPFLRGPYSAMYAMRPWTIRQYAGFSTAEESNAFYRRNLAAGQKGLSVAFDLATHRGYDSDHQRVIGDVGKAGVAIDSILDMKILFDEIPLDKMSVSMTMNGAVLPIMAFYIVTGLEQGATLEQLSGTIQNDILKEFMVRNTYIYPPEFSMKIIADIFEFTSQHMPKFNSISISGYHMQEAGATADIEMAYTLADGLDYIRTGIKAGLDVDAFAPRLSFFWAIGMNHFMEIAKMRAARMLWAKIVKQFNPKNPKSMALRTHSQTSGWSLTEQDPFNNVGRTAIEAMAAALGHTQSLHTNALDEAIALPTDFSARIARNTQLYIQQETEICRSLDPWAGSYYVESLTNELAHKAWDLIQEVEKLGGMSKAIETGVPKMRIEEAAARAQGRIDSGTQTIVGLNKYRLEKEDPIDILDIDNTAVRLSQIERLKKLRAERNEGDVQDALAAITKAVETGKGNLLELAIDAAKKRASLGEISDACEKIVGRYKAVIRTIEGVYKSEIEGKDEFKEAQELAKKFAEMEGRQPRIMVAKMGQDGHDRGAKVVATGYADLGFDVDMGPLFQTPEEAAKQAVENDVHVVGVSSLAAGHKTLVPAIIEELKKLGRDDIMVIVGGVIPHQDYQFLYDAGAVAIFGPGTSVAAAGKKILEVLIEAYKE, encoded by the coding sequence ATGAAACCAGATTTTAAAAGTATAAATATAAAAGCCGGTTCAGCAAAAGCGGACACCGCCGACTGGATGGCAAAAAACAATATCAAAAAAGACTGGTTAACACCGGAGCAGATTCCGGTAAAACCAGTTTATACCAAAGAAGATTTGGAAGGAATGGAACACCTGAATTATGCTGCAGGTTTGTCGCCTTTCCTTCGCGGACCCTATTCAGCGATGTATGCAATGCGTCCCTGGACGATTCGTCAGTATGCAGGTTTTTCTACTGCTGAAGAATCAAACGCATTTTACCGTCGTAACCTGGCTGCCGGTCAGAAAGGTTTGTCGGTTGCGTTCGACCTTGCTACACACCGTGGCTACGACTCTGATCACCAACGTGTAATCGGCGACGTAGGTAAAGCTGGTGTGGCTATCGATTCTATTCTGGATATGAAAATCCTTTTCGACGAAATTCCATTGGATAAGATGTCGGTATCAATGACCATGAATGGAGCAGTGCTTCCAATTATGGCATTTTACATTGTTACCGGTTTGGAACAAGGCGCTACTTTGGAACAGTTGTCGGGAACGATTCAGAATGATATTTTGAAAGAATTTATGGTGCGTAACACTTACATTTACCCACCGGAATTCTCCATGAAAATTATCGCCGATATTTTTGAGTTTACTTCACAGCACATGCCGAAATTCAACTCAATTTCAATCTCGGGTTACCACATGCAGGAAGCCGGTGCCACTGCCGACATTGAAATGGCTTACACCCTGGCCGACGGTTTGGATTACATCCGTACAGGTATTAAAGCCGGTTTGGATGTAGATGCATTTGCTCCACGTTTGTCGTTCTTCTGGGCCATCGGAATGAACCACTTCATGGAAATTGCAAAAATGCGTGCAGCTCGTATGTTGTGGGCAAAAATTGTAAAACAATTCAATCCGAAAAACCCAAAATCGATGGCTTTGCGTACACACTCGCAAACATCAGGCTGGTCGTTAACAGAGCAGGATCCTTTCAACAATGTTGGTCGTACAGCAATTGAAGCAATGGCTGCTGCACTGGGGCATACACAGAGTTTGCACACCAACGCGCTTGACGAAGCGATTGCACTTCCTACTGATTTTTCTGCACGTATTGCACGTAACACACAGTTGTATATTCAACAGGAAACTGAAATTTGTCGTTCACTCGATCCCTGGGCTGGTTCTTACTATGTAGAATCGTTGACCAATGAATTGGCTCACAAAGCGTGGGATTTGATTCAGGAAGTTGAAAAACTGGGCGGAATGTCAAAAGCAATTGAAACAGGTGTTCCAAAAATGCGTATTGAAGAAGCTGCTGCACGTGCACAGGGAAGAATTGACAGTGGCACACAAACCATTGTTGGTTTGAACAAATACCGTTTGGAAAAAGAAGATCCGATTGATATTTTGGATATTGACAATACAGCTGTTCGTTTGTCGCAGATTGAACGTTTGAAGAAATTGCGTGCTGAACGTAATGAAGGAGATGTTCAAGATGCGTTGGCTGCCATTACAAAAGCGGTTGAAACAGGTAAAGGAAACCTTTTGGAATTGGCTATCGACGCAGCGAAAAAACGTGCTTCGTTAGGTGAAATTTCAGATGCTTGCGAGAAAATTGTTGGTAGATACAAAGCAGTAATCAGAACTATTGAAGGCGTGTATAAATCAGAAATTGAAGGAAAAGACGAGTTCAAAGAAGCTCAGGAACTGGCGAAAAAATTCGCAGAAATGGAAGGTCGCCAGCCAAGGATTATGGTTGCTAAAATGGGGCAGGACGGTCACGACCGTGGTGCAAAAGTAGTTGCTACCGGTTATGCCGACCTTGGTTTCGATGTAGATATGGGACCACTGTTCCAAACTCCTGAAGAAGCTGCAAAACAAGCCGTTGAAAACGACGTGCATGTTGTGGGTGTTTCTTCGTTGGCTGCAGGTCATAAAACATTGGTTCCGGCCATTATTGAAGAGCTGAAAAAACTGGGTCGTGACGATATTATGGTTATTGTGGGTGGAGTTATTCCTCACCAGGATTACCAATTCTTATACGATGCCGGTGCAGTTGCGATTTTTGGCCCGGGAACAAGTGTTGCCGCTGCCGGTAAAAAAATCCTTGAGGTTTTAATTGAAGCGTATAAAGAATAG
- a CDS encoding peroxiredoxin family protein — MTKLFLFTILLISINTYAQPQAKVSVGDEAISFSLQTIDKEEIHLKNLYQEGPVVLVVLRGWPGYQCPVCTRQVGALVEDDYKFQDLGATVLMIYPGPSEQLQEHAEEFSEDFRFPQNFIFTLDPDYSVINKYGLRWNAPKETAYPSTFVINKSGEIVFAKVSQSHGGRAENEEIFAALEQLN; from the coding sequence ATGACAAAATTATTCCTATTCACGATACTCCTTATCTCGATTAATACGTATGCACAACCCCAGGCAAAAGTTAGCGTTGGAGACGAAGCTATCAGTTTCTCACTACAAACCATTGATAAGGAGGAGATTCATCTGAAAAATTTGTATCAGGAAGGCCCGGTGGTATTGGTTGTTTTGAGAGGCTGGCCGGGATATCAGTGTCCTGTATGCACCCGACAGGTTGGAGCACTTGTCGAAGATGACTATAAATTTCAGGATTTGGGTGCAACCGTTTTGATGATTTATCCGGGCCCTTCAGAACAACTGCAGGAACATGCTGAAGAATTCTCTGAGGATTTTCGATTCCCTCAAAATTTTATCTTTACCCTTGACCCGGATTATTCTGTCATAAACAAATATGGCTTACGTTGGAACGCACCAAAAGAAACAGCATATCCTTCAACTTTTGTAATCAATAAAAGCGGTGAAATTGTTTTTGCAAAAGTAAGTCAGTCACATGGAGGAAGAGCAGAAAACGAAGAAATCTTTGCTGCGCTGGAACAACTCAACTAG
- a CDS encoding mannose-1-phosphate guanylyltransferase, with translation MNNNYCIIMAGGIGSRFWPLSRKIKPKQFLDITGTGKTLIQQTFQRFSKIIPTENFLVVTSINYKDLVKEQLPELTEEQILPEPLRRNTAPCAAYAAYKIKSKNPNANLIIAPSDHLILKEEEFIRQIEKGIEFVKSKNALLTLGIKPCRPETGYGYIQVKRREEFNKLDNLYKVKTFVEKPDIEMAKVFIESGEFFWNSGIFIWSMSSIISAFETHLADIASLFSRGLKLYNTEDEIHFINKTYSECRGISIDYGIMEKAKNVYVLTADFDWSDLGTWGALYEHEDKDTEGNVIKGDNVLMYNAQNCIVNISDEKVAVLQGLDGYIVAESNDTLMICKREDEQQIKQFVTDVRIKKGDSLV, from the coding sequence ATGAATAATAATTACTGTATTATAATGGCAGGAGGCATTGGAAGCCGCTTCTGGCCTCTGAGCCGTAAAATAAAACCCAAACAATTTCTAGACATTACCGGCACAGGAAAAACACTAATCCAACAAACATTCCAACGATTTTCCAAAATAATACCCACTGAAAATTTTTTGGTTGTAACCAGTATTAATTACAAAGATCTGGTAAAAGAGCAACTTCCTGAGCTGACCGAGGAACAAATCCTGCCTGAACCTCTGCGAAGAAATACGGCACCTTGCGCAGCTTATGCCGCCTATAAAATAAAATCAAAAAATCCGAATGCAAATTTAATCATTGCTCCCTCCGACCACTTAATCCTGAAAGAAGAAGAGTTTATCCGTCAGATTGAAAAAGGAATTGAGTTCGTAAAAAGTAAAAATGCTCTGCTTACTTTAGGAATTAAACCCTGCCGTCCGGAAACCGGATACGGTTATATCCAGGTAAAAAGAAGAGAAGAATTTAATAAGCTCGATAATTTATATAAAGTGAAAACTTTCGTTGAGAAACCGGATATTGAAATGGCAAAGGTTTTTATTGAAAGTGGTGAATTTTTCTGGAACTCAGGAATTTTTATCTGGTCGATGTCATCCATCATTTCAGCTTTTGAAACTCATCTTGCTGACATAGCCTCGCTTTTTTCAAGGGGGTTGAAATTATACAATACAGAAGATGAAATACATTTTATAAATAAAACCTATTCTGAATGCCGCGGCATTTCCATTGATTACGGAATAATGGAAAAAGCCAAAAATGTGTATGTCCTCACTGCCGACTTCGACTGGAGCGATTTGGGAACCTGGGGTGCGTTATATGAGCATGAAGATAAAGATACCGAAGGAAATGTAATAAAAGGAGATAATGTATTAATGTACAATGCACAAAATTGTATCGTAAATATCTCCGATGAGAAAGTGGCTGTTTTACAAGGTCTCGACGGGTATATTGTAGCCGAATCAAACGATACACTGATGATTTGCAAAAGAGAAGACGAACAACAAATAAAACAGTTTGTAACCGATGTAAGGATAAAAAAAGGCGATTCTTTGGTTTAA
- a CDS encoding MlaE family ABC transporter permease — MKFFFNVGRYFTMLKRVFARPERHKMYLRQLFREIDNLGVNSVGIVIVISVFIGGIMVIQFAYSMSNPLYPSELVGLGTRDTLILEFSSTMLALIMAGKIGSNITSEIGTMRVTEQIDSLEIMGVNSASYLILPKIVAVVFIFPFLFIISVFFGMLGGLLTGPIAGVITVPEYLDGIRYLFYPYYVTFSIIKSLFFGFLVATVPAYFGYYVQGGAFEVGKASTRAVVNTNILILLFDLILTRLLLT; from the coding sequence ATGAAGTTTTTTTTCAATGTTGGTCGCTATTTTACAATGTTAAAGCGGGTTTTTGCCCGTCCTGAACGGCATAAAATGTATCTCCGACAGCTTTTCCGCGAGATTGATAACCTGGGAGTAAACTCAGTTGGGATTGTAATTGTAATTTCGGTCTTTATTGGTGGAATTATGGTTATCCAGTTTGCCTACAGCATGTCGAATCCGCTTTATCCGTCGGAATTGGTAGGACTCGGTACACGCGATACATTGATTCTTGAATTTTCATCCACCATGCTTGCGTTGATAATGGCCGGGAAAATCGGGTCTAACATTACTTCCGAGATAGGAACAATGCGGGTTACTGAACAAATTGACTCGCTGGAAATTATGGGAGTTAATTCGGCCAGCTATCTTATTCTTCCAAAGATTGTAGCCGTTGTTTTTATTTTTCCCTTCCTTTTTATCATAAGCGTTTTTTTTGGAATGCTTGGCGGTTTGTTAACAGGACCCATTGCCGGAGTTATCACTGTACCGGAATATCTTGATGGAATTCGTTATTTATTTTATCCCTATTATGTTACCTTTTCAATTATTAAATCACTGTTTTTTGGCTTTCTGGTAGCAACAGTTCCGGCGTATTTTGGTTATTATGTGCAGGGTGGTGCATTTGAAGTTGGTAAGGCCAGCACCCGCGCTGTGGTTAATACAAATATTCTTATTCTCTTGTTTGATTTAATTCTAACACGCCTGTTATTAACATGA
- a CDS encoding ABC transporter ATP-binding protein yields the protein MIEVKNLYKSFEGNEVLKNVSATFENGKTNLIIGRSGSGKTVLLKSILGLFEIDKGEIWYNDRNLTQMGEKEVKRMRREIGMVFQGGALFDSISVEGNVRFPLDMFTRMSSKEKKERVEFCLEHVNIEKHAFSLFPSEISGGMQKRVAIARAIALNPKYLFCDEPNSGLDPETATVIDKLIQSLTKEFQMTTIINTHDMNSVIEIGESVLFISKGEKGWEGTKHEILKTDNKKVNDFIFANKLYAQMKGK from the coding sequence ATGATTGAAGTTAAAAATTTATATAAATCGTTTGAGGGAAATGAAGTCCTTAAGAATGTGTCGGCCACATTTGAAAACGGGAAAACAAATTTGATAATCGGCCGAAGCGGTTCGGGGAAAACAGTGCTGCTAAAATCAATTTTAGGTTTGTTCGAAATTGATAAGGGAGAGATTTGGTATAATGACCGGAATCTCACTCAAATGGGCGAAAAAGAGGTGAAAAGGATGCGGCGGGAAATTGGGATGGTTTTTCAGGGAGGAGCCCTGTTCGATAGTATTTCGGTGGAAGGAAATGTTCGTTTTCCCCTGGATATGTTTACTCGAATGTCTTCAAAAGAGAAAAAAGAGCGGGTTGAATTTTGCCTTGAACACGTAAATATTGAAAAACACGCATTTAGTTTATTTCCCAGTGAAATTAGCGGAGGAATGCAGAAACGTGTAGCTATTGCGCGTGCCATAGCATTGAATCCAAAGTACCTTTTTTGTGATGAACCAAATTCAGGGCTTGATCCGGAAACGGCGACAGTGATCGACAAACTGATCCAAAGCCTGACAAAAGAGTTTCAGATGACTACCATAATTAACACTCACGACATGAACTCAGTAATCGAAATCGGTGAGTCGGTCCTTTTTATTTCAAAAGGTGAAAAAGGCTGGGAGGGAACAAAACATGAAATCCTCAAAACAGACAATAAAAAGGTGAACGATTTTATCTTTGCCAATAAACTGTATGCGCAAATGAAAGGGAAATAA
- a CDS encoding damage-control phosphatase ARMT1 family protein: MNYECLICQVKSLPQRLDKFEIPRKERNTVVSELIKKIAGVDLENSYSPEITRDILARLKNFSTVEDPYQKEKEESNTYLLNKYSDFQELLRNSDDPFNLSLRLAIAGNIIDFGPAHEFDVDETIQRVLTTDFRFDHSEQLKREIEKARTILYLADNSGEIVLDKLFLETINHPNVWFAFRGAPVLNDATRKEVVNIGIDKIAKMISNGDDAPSTLLHRVSREFKEVYNSADLIISKGMGNYEGLMDESDPRLFFLLMIKCPVIGEKIGAKKGDFVVKQNVN; encoded by the coding sequence ATGAATTATGAATGTTTGATTTGCCAGGTTAAATCGCTGCCACAACGTCTTGATAAATTTGAAATTCCCCGGAAAGAGCGAAATACTGTGGTAAGTGAGTTGATAAAAAAGATTGCCGGTGTTGATCTTGAAAATAGTTATTCGCCGGAAATAACCAGAGATATTCTGGCTCGTTTAAAAAATTTCTCAACGGTTGAAGACCCGTATCAAAAGGAAAAAGAAGAGAGTAATACTTATTTGCTGAACAAGTATTCAGATTTTCAGGAACTGCTGCGAAATTCTGATGATCCTTTTAATCTTTCTCTCCGTTTGGCCATTGCCGGAAATATTATTGATTTTGGCCCTGCGCACGAGTTTGATGTGGATGAAACCATTCAAAGAGTACTGACAACTGATTTTAGGTTTGATCATTCAGAGCAATTAAAAAGAGAGATAGAAAAGGCCCGCACGATTTTATACCTCGCGGACAACTCCGGTGAAATTGTTCTTGACAAACTTTTTCTTGAGACTATAAACCATCCAAACGTTTGGTTTGCGTTTCGCGGAGCGCCGGTTTTAAATGATGCGACCCGCAAAGAAGTTGTCAACATTGGAATCGATAAAATTGCGAAAATGATCAGTAATGGCGATGATGCCCCTTCAACGCTTCTTCACAGGGTTAGTCGCGAGTTTAAAGAAGTGTACAACTCGGCAGACCTGATCATCTCGAAAGGAATGGGAAATTACGAGGGGCTTATGGACGAATCGGACCCGCGGTTGTTTTTCCTTTTAATGATAAAATGCCCGGTTATAGGCGAAAAAATTGGTGCTAAAAAAGGTGATTTTGTAGTAAAACAAAATGTAAACTAA